DNA sequence from the Rhizoctonia solani chromosome 10, complete sequence genome:
TTTCTAGTATTCCGTACCGCATAATCTTGGTGAGGTGGGTAATCTTGTCTTTGATAAAGGTGTCAAAGAGTTTCTTGTCAATCTCCGAAAGGACTTCCATCAGAGTCTGTCCCGAGAGTTTAGTTTAACGACACATGTTCCCGGAAATACCCACCCTTCGTTCATTTGCGATTGAGATCCCAAAGGCAGCTTCCAGTTGATTGATCATACTGGGGATCAGCGAAAGGCTTAGGTATCCCATGTTTGATATCACGAGCAAGATGCGCACATCCTGAATGGCAAATTAGCAATGATTGTCCACAAAATTGGTTAGAACGTGCTTCCTTACCACATTAGCCAGGTCCACAGGAGCTACTGAGTTTGATTTTCCACGCGCCTCGTTCCTAATGGACTGTATTGAACTATACTCTGGTGACGCTAAGTGCGCAAGCCCATCTAAGAACGCATACAACGAGTCCAGAAAGGTCTTAGAGATTTTAGATGTGAATACGGTAGGCACTGGACGCTGCTTGGAATCGGAACTGTTGGAGCCAAGGTCAGCTCCACCTGCAATCTTGAACGCTGCAGTAGTGTTGTGCTTTTGGAAGAAATGCATCCGTGGGAGGTAGAAGGTCGTAGACCTGTTAGATGGGTCGGTAACCCATGTCTCAAGTGTATGAAATATCTTGGAGTCTAAGCCCCTCCGTATTTAGTCGCCCACATTAGGCAAAAGCATACGTCATTGAAGCAACTTACCTCTGACCCAAAGCCCGCAAAGTGCGTCACCAAACGTCCACCTCGCTCCGTCGATAAGTTCCTTGAGCATCGAGGACGCATCACCCCCTATCTCCATTTCGCCGATTTCTCGGGAGCAGTCAACAATCTCTTTTAGAATCAATTGTAACCAATGTGCTGCAGATACTGAATCGGCTCCGGGAGGTAAAAATGAGCTGGGCACTTGGCCTGAAGTGATTCATCCATCAATCACAGTTCACTTAGATAATCGCGTACATACCGTTGGCGACCGGAGACAAAGTTGATACCGCCATGTCAGACAATTTGAAGTACTCGGAGATCAGCGATATATATTGGCGAACAACGTCCAGCGCCATCGTCCGACACTGTGTGGGGCTTCGCCTCGTCCCCGTTGACAGATTGACCGTACTTGCACCAGAAGTCTAAATTCGCAACTTAGCTTAATTAATTAAACCCTCTGAGTGAAATATATACGATTACCTTTTTAAACTTGCCCTCGAGGAACGCCTTTCCAATACGCCAAAAGTTAGGTAATGCGCCTAGAGTTATCTCGGATACACTCTTCACATAATCCAGAGTTGCTTGCCACACCTCATGGGTAGGTCCCTTGCCTACGATCACATTCAATTGTATTGTATCGGGCAGATACAGTGGCATACGCACTAAGGGTGGCTTCGGCGGATTTTGTCTCAAGGGCGCATACGCATTCAAACAAGTTTGCCGTAATCCGACTCTGTTCGGCTACATCCAACGGGAGACGATCCCGCGCGTCTACTCACTTTGCTCAGTCCCGATCTAAAATAATCAGCGATAAAACTGAGTCCACCTTCAATAAACAGTACACGCTTATCATGCGTGGTCTTCATCTTCGCAAGGATGTGACTGTGTTGACTATCTAAATGCATCCATACGGGGTCATCCGCAATCTGGAGTTCCGAAAGCATCCTACAATCAACTTAATTCTTAATCTGCTATATGTTCCGAACCGCATAACTCACTCAAGTGTCTTCTCATGTTCTTCCACGTTTGCCTCCCCGTCTTGCAGTCGAGCCATTAGTGCCGCGCGCATGTCGCCCATTACTCTTTCCACGGCCGCCCAAACTCGATCAGCAATCCTCCTCTGTTGTGCGTCCGTGGCGGAAGAGCCATTCGAGGAACCGGCAGGCCCCGATAAACCAAACAAAGTACTTAATCTACCCTCAATGAGAAATTGCCCCTTTTTGTAGTCTCGTAATGCGGCGTCGTGGCGCCCCTGGGTACGCGGCGGTAGGTCA
Encoded proteins:
- a CDS encoding exocyst complex component Sec5, whose protein sequence is MGNLNLSPDEASLLKAYRISSLNPRQETRALVPYFEIQLNRGALPDAPEFETDPLGLGVTIDLRDMDMESKALILLSSKSFDPKAFLTAVHPNATYQDLASAVNHLRTAIDSRSEAIRVLVEDNFDRFVAVKSNTDALYAEMKSGLLDGQNEFASKRLRETLKQASQKASQVFLPVLENDSKATKLRSTLNVFDRSKFFFNLPGSLAEQINAGRHDAALRDYKKGQFLIEGRLSTLFGLSGPAGSSNGSSATDAQQRRIADRVWAAVERVMGDMRAALMARLQDGEANVEEHEKTLEMLSELQIADDPVWMHLDSQHSHILAKMKTTHDKRVLFIEDARDRLPLDVAEQSRITANLFECVCALETKSAEATLSKGPTHEVWQATLDYVKSVSEITLGALPNFWRIGKAFLEGKFKKTSGASTVNLSTGTRRSPTQCRTMALDVVRQYISLISEYFKLSDMAVSTLSPVANGQVPSSFLPPGADSVSAAHWLQLILKEIVDCSREIGEMEIGGDASSMLKELIDGARWTFGDALCGLWVRDSKIFHTLETWVTDPSNRSTTFYLPRMHFFQKHNTTAAFKIAGGADLGSNSSDSKQRPVPTVFTSKISKTFLDSLYAFLDGLAHLASPEYSSIQSIRNEARGKSNSVAPVDLANVDVRILLVISNMGYLSLSLIPSMINQLEAAFGISIANERRTLMEVLSEIDKKLFDTFIKDKITHLTKIMRYGILESGLDWYETPRPTGTIPPNL